The window AATTTATTGTTGTCACTTTTATTCATTCCTATTGTGTTTATGATTGGCCGTCATATTCCGGCCGTTTTGGAAGAAGCTCCTTTAGTGTACGGTGTAAAAGCCAATTCTCCTGCCGAAAAAGCAGGACTTAAAAAAGGTGATAAAATTCTTTTGGCCAATAAAGAAGAAATGCACACCTGGGGTGATTTATTAAACTTTATTATTATTCACCCCGATGATGCAGTTACTCTTACTTACGAACGCAACAATCAAAAAAATGAAGTTATACTTAATTTGGTGAATGCGCCCGATACTAAACAAAAAATGGGCTATGCCGGTATTGAACCCCAGTATTTTGTGGGTAACGAACCTATTGTGGGCAGTGTGAGTGCAAATGGGCCTGCAGGCAAAGCAGGAATTAAAGATAAAGACGAAATTGTGTCGCTTAATGGCAAACCAGTGGAAACTTGGGAAGCTTTGGTAGAAAGCATTCGTGCCAGCGATGGCAGTGCCTTAACGGTGGTGTATAAACGTGGCGATGTTACCGGAGAAACATCCATTGTTCCCGAATACAATACCGACATGAAGGCCTTTATGGTGGGTATTGGAAAATATCAGGATCCCAACATGTTTATTAAAAAACGTTATCCGTTTTTTCAGGCCATTCGAGAAGGTTTTAAAGAATTTTCCAAACTTATGGGTCTTACTTTTGATGTGTTGGGCCGTCTTTTTACCTTTCAGCTCTCATACAAATCCCTTGGTGGTCCGTTGCAAATTGCGCAAGCTACTGGCGAAGCCGCTAAAACCGGTTTTTCGGAATTTTTATATTTTATGGCGTTTTTAAGCATGCAGCTAGGCGTGATGAATCTTTTACCCATTCCTGTTTTGGATGGAGGGCATGTGTTGTTTATGGGAATTGAAGGACTGCGTGGACGTCCGTTGTCGCTTAAGGTGCGTAACTTTTTTACATCGATGGGGCTGGTGCTGTTGTTAAGCCTTATGGTTCTTATTACATTTAACGATATCGATCGCATTTGGAGCTTTTCTAACATGATTGCTAAAATTAAAGGGCTTTTTTAGGAAGTGAAGGGTGAAGAGTGAAGGGTGAAGGGTTATTTCCGTTATTAGTAGTTGAGTCGTCATCCAAGATACTCAGTGCGGCTCTTTTTAAGAGTGCTGAAGATTACGATCAAATCATTTCCTTACCGGATGATGTAGCGCATTCTCAAAAATTATTGCCGCTTATCGACTCACTTCTTCGCAAACATGCGCTCACTCATCAAAACATTGAGTCGGTGGGTTTAACATATGGCCCTGGTGCGTACACAAGTTTGCGTGTGGGGGCGGCAACGTTATTAGGTTTGGCTAAAATGCGGCAGCTACCGGTTTATGCCGCTTCTAGTTTAGCCTCTTTATGTAAAGGTATAGAGCAAAACCAAGCTACGCTTATTCCCGTTTATTTGGCTGGTAGAGGCCGTTACTATGCGGGTGTATATCAGAAAACCGGAAACAAAATTATATCGCTAGTAGATGACCAGGTTTATAACCAGAATGATTTATTGGAACTTCTTGATTCTCAGTCCAAAGAGGCTTTTTTAATTGGTCCTGGAGTGAACGGATTAAATGAGGCTAAGGTCTCCCTGCATCATGCCACAGTCGATGTGATGCCGCAGGCTTTATATGTAGCTAAAATGATTCTTGATTCCGGTATAAAACCCACCACTATTCATGAGTTTAAACTCCAGTATCTTCAGCCCCCAGATTTTGGCTAAGCCCTCCCTTGACACACCCCTCTAAAAGGGCTAAACCCCTGTAAACACAGTTTTTTCTTGGCCGTGTGGTTAAACGGCCTTTATTTTTTTGAAAGGGAATATGAAGCATACGATATCAGTTTTAGTTGAAAACGAATTTGGCGTGTTAACCCGTGTTGCGGGTTTATTTTCGGGCCGTGGTTTTAACATTCAAAGCTTAACGGTAGCCGAAACACTTGATCCGGCGTTATCGCGCATGACACTTGTGACTACCGGTGACGATGCGATGCTGGAACAAATTACCAAACAGCTCAATAAACTGGTGAACATCATTAAGGTAACCGATCTTGTAGCCGAAAAAGCTATTTGCCGGATGTATGCCCTCCTTAAAGTGAATATTAGCGTTAAAACACGCACTGATGTTCTAAAAACCGTTGAGATGATTGGTGGCGAAATTTTGGATGTAGATGCAAAGAGCGCTACTGTTGAAGTGCGTGGTGATGAACCTAAAATCCAATCGGCTTTAAATTTACTCAAACCTTTTGGCATTATTGAATTTGTTCAGTCGGGTGCAATAGCCATGGAGCGCTCCAAGTGAGAGTACAAAATCATCATCGCATAGCGCCCGAAGGCTATCCGTTCATCACCATAGCCATTGGTTTAATGCTGGCTGGATACTTTATACATCCGCTTACCGAAATTATTTTGGTACCGCTTTTTATTTGGGTGGTGAGCTTTTTTAGAAATCCGGCGCGTGAGGTGCCTCAGGATCCAAACGCCATTATTTGCCCTGCCGATGGCACGGTTATTTTTATTGGTGAAGTGGACGAACACCGTTTTTTAAAACGTAAGGTAAAAAAGGTGAGTATTTTTATGTCACCTTTTAACGTGCATGTAAACCGTGTGCCCGTTGACGGTACAATTACGCAAGTGAGTTACAATAAAGGGAAATATTTTGCTGCGTACGCTGAAAAAGCATCACTTGATAACGAACAAAATGCACTTGTTGTTAAAAGTGTAAAAGGCTTTGAAGTTTTATTCATTCAGATTGCCGGATTTTTAGCGCGCCGTATTGTAAGCTATGCGCAAGTAGGTGATTCTTACAAGAAGGGCGATATTTTTGGACTCATTCGTTTTGGATCGCGCATGGATGTGTATATGCCTGTAGAAGCCGATATCCAAATTAAAATGGATCAAAAGGTTAAAGCCGGAGAAACAATTTTAGCACAGCTATAACAAAAACATGAAACATGAAGGATTAAAAAAAGGAATTTATCTTTTGCCAAATTTATTTACCACGGCCAATTTGTTCTGTGGTTATTTTGCCATTGTGCGTTCTATTCATGGTGATTTTTTAAGCGCGGCATGGATGATTATTTTGGCCGGTTTTTTTGATTTTATGGATGGCCGTGTTGCGCGCATGACCAATGCGCAGAGCGAATTTGGCTTGGAATATGATTCGCTGGTAGATTTAACTACTTTTGGTGTGGCCACGTCTTTGCTTATGTACAACTGGACGCTGAAAGATTACGGCAAGTTGGGATGGGCTGCCGCTTTTATTCATACTGCTTGTTGTGCTTTGCGCTTGGCGCGTTTTAACACGCAGGCAGGGAGTGTAGAAAAGAAGGCATTTCAAGGCTTGCCAACTCCTGCATCTGCCGGCTTTTGTGTAAGCTATATTATTTTTAGCGATAGTCTGTTTGGTGGGGCAGCACGTCCTGGTATTGCGGCTCCACTCATGATGTTTTTTTTAGCGGTGCTGATGGTAAGTAATGTGCCTTATCGCAGTTTTAAAGTTCTTGATAAAAAGAAGAGAGTGAATTTTTTTCTGCTCTTTCTCATAGTTGCTTTTATTGTTGTGCTGGCATCGGCACCGCAGGTGATGTTTTTTATTTTTGGTATTTTTTATGTGAGTATGGGTCTTTTAGAAATGCTACTCCGTTCCCCGGAAAAAATAAGAAACTTTAAAGATTTTATGGTGAAATTTTTCCAGGCCGATCCCGATCAACTGATGATGGAAGATGATGAGACCGAAATTACAAACCGTACGGCGCTTAAAGCTGTGAACGGCGAAAAAGATTTGAAAGATTGATGTTATGAAGAAGAATTATATTAAAATTTTTGATACAACATTGCGCGATGGCGAGCAATCGCCCGGCTGCAGCATGAATTTGGAAGAAAAATTGCGCATGGCGCACCAATTGGCGCGTCTCAATGTAGATATTATTGAAGCGGGTTTCCCCATTGCCAGCCAGGGCGATTTTGAAGCTGTGGCCTGTTTAGCCAAAGAAGTAAAAGGACCAACTATTGCAGGATTGGCTCGGGCCAATAAAATGGATATCGAACGCTGTTTTGAAGCCATTAAACATGCCAAAAAACCGCGCATTCATACCTTTATTTCAAGCTCCGATATTCATTTAAAATATCAGCTTAAAAAAACACGCGAACAGGTTTTGGAAGATGCGGCTCAAGCTGTGCGTTTTGCTAAATCGTTTTGTGACGACGTAGAATTTTCGGCCATGGATGCAACCAGAAGTGATCGTGCTTATTTGGCGCAGATGTTTGAAATTGCGATAGCCGAAGGCGCTAAAACCGTGAATGTACCGGATACGGTGGGCTATACTATCCCATCCGAATATTTTGATCTCATCTCCTACTTGATGAAAAATGTAAAAGGGATCGATAAGGTAGACGTGAGTGTGCACTGCCATAACGATTTGGGTTTGGCCGTGGCCAACTCGCTGGCGGCTATTCAGGCGGGTGCCACACAGGTAGAATGTACGGTTAATGGCATTGGCGAACGCGCCGGGAATTGCAGCATGGAAGAAGTAGTGATGACTTTGTCTGTTCGCAACGATTTAATGAAATTTGAAACCGGGATCGATAAAAAGCAAATTTACCCATCCTCGCGTTTACTTTCTACCATCACTGGTATTTCGGTGCAGCCCAATAAGGCCATTGTAGGCGAAAATGCCTTTGCTCATGAGAGTGGGATTCATCAAGACGGAGTTTTAAAGCATCAAAATACGTACGAAATTATGACGCCCGAATCGGTGGGTATCCCGCGTAATAAACTGGTGTTGGGTAAACATTCGGGGCGCCATGCGTTCCGCGATCGTTTAAGCGGTCTTGGTTTTAGTTTAAGCGAAACCGAAATCGATAAGGCCTTTAAGTCTTTTAAAGATTTGGCTGATAAAAAGAAGAATGTGTACGATGAAGATATCATGGCCATTGTTGAAGGCGGCTTAGATGAAAAAACGCAAAAATATGAACTGGATTATGTTCATGTGGAAAGTGGCACCGCAATTAGCCCCAAATCGACGGTAAAAATGAAAGTGGACGGCGAAGCTAGAGAATCAACCCAAAGCGGCTCCGGCCCGGTGGATGCTACTTTTATGGCTATTCGTACCATTTCTAAATTTGAAGGCACGCTCGATAAATATGTGGTGAATGCCATTACCGGTGGCACCGATGCACAGGGTGAAGTGGTGGTGACTCTCACCGATAACGGAAAAACCGTGCGTGGTAATGGTGCGCATACCGATATTATTGTGGCCTCAGCGATGGCTTATATTCAGGCTTTAAATCGTCTTGAGTTTTATCAAGTGAAGTCGGTGACGTATACGTCTCCCTCTCTATAGTAGCTCATGATTTGTCATTCCTGCAAAAAAAATGCGGAAGTGCCATTGCCTGTAGGGCGCAAGGAAGAATGCCCGCATTGCCGGAATGATTTGCATGTTTGCTATAATTGCAAACATTATGATCGCAGTTCTTATAATGAGTGCCGCGAAACACAGGCGGATAGGGTATTAGAAAAAGACCGGTCCAATTTTTGTGATTTTTTCGCTATACCGGATCCAGCTTCTCTAAAACAAGGGGCGAGCGGATTAACAGAGGCCGAAATCGCAAAAAAGAAGCTGGAAGAATTATTTAAGAAGAGGTAACCCCCTCCCGTCCTCCCCCTTACTTTAAGTGGGAGGGGCGTAGAAAGTGAGTTACTTTTAAATATTATGAAAACATACAATATCGCCGTACTCCCTGGTGATGGGATTGGCCCTGAGGTAACGGCTGAGGCCGTTAAAGTTTTAAAAGTTATCGAAAAAACGAGTGATATCCGTTTTAATTTTGAAGAAGCCCCCGTGGGTGGTGCCGGATACGATGCTACCGGGCATCCTTTGCCGCAGAAAACGCTCGATTTAGCCAAGAATTCAGATTCCGTTTTGCTCGGCGCCGTGGGTGGCCCCAAATGGGAACCTCTCGATTATTCAGTTCGTCCCGAACGCGCATTGCTCGGTTTGCGTGCCGAACTTGGATTATTTGCCAATTTAAGACCCGCCGTTATTTTTGATGCGTTGGTGGATGCTTCCACCTTAAAACGCGAAGTGGTGGAAGGTATCGATATGATGGTGGTACGCGAACTGACCGGCGGTATCTATTTTGGAAAACCCCGTGGCGTAGAAAAACTGCCCAACGGTGAAGAAAAAGGGATTAATACCGAAGTGTACACCACGCACGAAGTTGAACGCATTGCGAAAGTGGCTTTTGAATTGGCCCGTAAACGTCGTGGTAAAGTGATGTCTGTCGATAAAGCGAATGTGCTCGAAGCTACCGAAATGTGGCGCAATGTGGTGACCCGTACTCATAAGGATTATCAGGACGTAGAGCTCTCGCACATGTATGTGGATAATTGTGCCATGCAGCTTATCCGTAACCCCAAGCAATTTGACGTGGTAGTCACCACTAATTTGTTTGGTGATATTTTGAGTGATGAAGCTTCCATGTTGACGGGCTCTATCGGCATGTTGCCTTCGGCCTCTCTGGGGCAGGGCACACGCGGGATGTACGAACCTGTGCACGGTTCGGCTCCTGATATTGCGGGTAAAGGATTGGCTAATCCCATTGCCACTATTTTATCGGCGGCGATGATGCTGACTTACTCGTTTAACCAGGGTGCCATTGCTAAAAAGATAGAAAAAGCCGTGGAAGATGTGTTGAACGAAGGTTACAGAACAGCCGACATTTATGTTGCAGGAACTAAAAAAGTAGGAACCCAGGAAATGGGTGAATTAATTGTTAAGAAACTACAGTAACCCACCTCTGTCTCCTCCCTTAATTTAAGGGAGGAGGACTATCTCAGCCCCTCCCACTTAAATTAAGGGGGAGGACGGGAGGGGGTTACTCTTTAATTTTATGCAGAAGAAAGAAAAATATAACATTGCGATAGCCGGTGCCACAGGCGCTGTGGGTGTAGAACTTTTAAAAGTGTTAGAAAAAAGAAAGTTTCCCGTTGGTGAACTAAAATTACTCGCCTCCAGCCGTTCGGTGGGTAAAAAAATGATGTTTCAGGGAAAAGCCTGGCCCGTTTTAGAATTAAAAGCCGACTCCTTTGAAGGGGTGGATATAGCTCTCTTTTCGGCCGGCGGCGATAGAAGCAAGGAATTTGCCGATGCGGCTGTTAAAGCTGGGGCTGTGGTGGTGGATAATTCCAGCGCTTTCCGTATGGACCCCGAAGTGCCTCTTGTGGTGCCCGAAATTAACCCGGAAGATATTAAAAAACACAAAGGCATTATTGCTAACCCCAATTGCACCACCATTATTGCGGGTATGGCTGTGTGGCCCATTCATAAATTGTCTCGCGTGAAACGTATGGTGGTGGCGACTTACCAGGCTGTGTCCGGTGCTGGTGCTAAAGCCATCGACGAGTTAGAAAACCAAACCAAAGAATATTTGGCTGGTGGTAAGATTACCAAAAATATTTTTAAGCATCCTATTGCCTTTAATCTTTTTTCGCACGATTCGGCCATTGGCCCCGAAGGCTATTCGCAGGAAGAAATGAAAGTGGTGAAGGAAACCCGCAAGATTTTTCATGATGATTCAATCCTAGTAAGCCCAACATCGGTACGTGTGCCTGTATTCCGTGCTCATGCCGAAGCGATCCACTTGGAACTGGAAAAGCCACTCTCTTTAGATGAAGTGAATGCCGCTTTATCCAAGATGCCCGGGGTTAAAGTTATTGATGACCGGGAGAAAAACTATTTTCCAATGCCTGTTGAAGTATCGGGTCAGGATGATGTATATGTAGGAAGAGTTCGCAGTGATTTGGGCCTTAAAAATGGCATCAATCTTTTTGTAGTTGGCGATCAAATTTTAAAAGGTGCGGCTTTAAATGCTGTGCAGATTGCCGAAAAACTGATTGAATATGCTTAATTCATAATGATGAGAAAAATATCCATTTTAGGGTTTTTCTTTTTTCTTTATTCTACATTGTTACATGCAGCGCCTCTTACCGAACGCTTGCCAGCAAGTGAAGGGGCTCCTTTAAGCGTTTTTAATACACAAATCTCAAAACTTATAGTTCCTCTTACCGGTGATTTTGCGAATCGCTATATTATAGGCTCATCTGGCAAACAAATTACTATTATTGATACCGAAACCTGGAGCGAAATTAGCGAACAGCCTGCTGAGTTTGATGAGAATATTGAAAGTATTACGCTTTTGGGGGATGGTAATACACTTTTAGTCACGTTAGGTGATGGTAATTTAGCACAGGTGCTTTTAGATGATATTGAAAACGAAAATGACGATGTGGAGGCTGCTTCCGATGATGATGCCGATACTATTACCGATCCACGCGTTATTGAAATATCAAGTCTTTTGCAAAGTTCTAATATTAGTAAAGTTGTTGCCGATGTCGATTCTGCCGATAGCGTGGTGTATTTTATCGATTCCAGTTCGGGCTTTTTGTATTCATACGATATTGATGAAGAGGAATTGTTATCATTTGAGCTCGTTTCCGATATTGATATTACCGATTCTTTCACCCCTAACGATTTAATATTTACCGATGGTAGTGGCGGTCAAAAAGTTTTTGTTGCTGCACAAGATGGCAAGGTGTTGGTTCTTGATGCTGGGGGCAGTACGGTAAGAATACTTGATGTACCAGTTACCGATGACGACGATGATACGGAGCCAGACTTAACAACTTTAGCGGCTACTCCCGATGGTGATTTTGTATACATACTTGATAATACTAACGATGCTATTTGGGTATTAGACACTTCATCCGAAGAATTTGTGGATCAACTGACTGGTGGAGAAACTGTTGATCCCATTCGTTTTGAAAGCGACGAAAATTCCACATTAAGCGATTTATGGGTAGCTGATGTTTTAAATCCTACTTCTACTTATCTTTTTATTTCTGGTGTTGATGGCATTTCGGTTGTGGATGCTTCTGTTCCCGATTCTATTTCAGGGGTTTTTCCCATTGTTGATATGGATGATGCTACGGCCGATGTTTTTGATCCTATATCTCTTGATAGTTTGCCTGGAGCTTTAGTTGCTTCAAGTGACACCGACGGTTATTTATATTCGTCTAACGGCGACGCCACTCTTTCGATTATTTCCGATAATCCATTTGTAACTATAGACGACGCTAGCCCTATTACGGTTACCGAAGCTGAACCTACATTTACTCTTACTTTTCAAACCGATGAAACGGGAACCTACGATGTAAAGGTTAATTCTGATATTACGTCAAGTTCGGGTACTGTGTTGCTTGAAGATCAAAGTGCTGATACAGCCGATAGCGATTTAACTACCTCAACAATTGATATTAGCCTTTTTGATCGTGCTGTTTTTGAAGAGGGTACAAATAGAGTGTTTATTTTTGTGACTGATGGTGATGGGAATGTTGGCCGAGATGCGGTGGATATTACGGTAGATCGTCCTCCCGGAGAAGTAACCATTACCGGTACCAGTTTTGGTAATCACAAGGTTTATGTAAGCTTTACCGCCCTTACCGATAACGATATTAGTGTTTATACTTTGTATGCCAAAGAAGCCGAGTCACAGACCGATCCTAGCTGCCCGGGTACTCTGGATTTTACCACAGCACCGGATGGTACCGGAACCGTAAGTGGTAGTTGCAGCGGCAGTTGTGAAGGCACAATTAGCGGGCTGACTAACAATGTGTATTATTGTGTGGCCATGGACGCTACCGATAACAGTTCGCAAACGGGAGTTCTTTCTACCTTTAGCGAAGCTGCCCGTCCCGAACTAACGGTTGGAGCAGCCGGGTTGTTGGGAGAAACAGGATGTTCTTTAAATGAAGGGAAACCCAAGGTTTCATATTCATTTTTTGCAATGCTTTTTGTTTGGATAACATTATTATTAACAAATAGAGCAAAAAAAATAGCGTTTATTGTTCTGTTTTTTCTTTTATCTTCTACAGTGAACGCTCAGGAAATTTCTAAAGATATCGAAATTGCAAAGCCCGAAAAAAAATATTTTAGTTTTGAGCTTAAAGGTGCGCTTACTTTTCCTAGCAATGAAGTGGTTAAAGATATTTATGGAAACTGCTGTAATTTTAGCGGCGAGGTAGAGTTTGGGTATTTGTATAAATCTAAACTCAATATTACTGTTGCTGCGGGTGCTGGCTATTTATCGGGTACGGCTGTAGGGGCTACCACCGGTACGCCATCTGGCGATTCGGCGGGACTGTTACTTATTCCTATCCGAAACAATATCATTTTTCGCTTCGATTTTATGAAAGATCAAATTGTAGTTCCCTATGTAGGAGTTGGTGGTGATTATGTGATTTTTAGAGAGAGTGTAGCCGGTGATTCTATTAAGGGAGTTAAAGTAGGTTTTCACGGTTTAGGCGGTGTTGCGGTGCTGCTCAACAAGTTTGAAGATATAGGCTCCGATTTACGCGATAGCGGCATTGACGACATGTATCTTACCTTTGAGGGGCGCTATAACAAAATTGATAGTTTTAAATCAACAGGTTTAGATCTTTCGGGTTTTGCCGTATACATTGGCTTTCTCATGACTTTCTAATGCGCATTCAAATTACCTTACAATATAAAGGAACAAACTACATTGGCTGGCAAACGCAAAATGTGGCGGTGAGTGTTCAGCAGGTTTTGGAAAAAACACTTGGTAAAATTTTAAATCAAAAAATCCATGTGGCAGGCAGTGGGCGCACCGATAGCGGGGTGCATGCTTTTTGGCAAACGGCCCATTTTGATTTGCCGGACGATTGTAAAATTCCCCTCCATAAAATTCACCATGGGCTTACGTCATTACTTCCGCCCGATATTGGCATTATTAGTCTTAAACAAGTAAATGAAAAATTTCATGCGCAGTTTGATGTAAAAAAGAAAACATATCGTTATTTAATTTTTAATTCGTGGATTCCCAGCCCTTTTTTAGACGACATGGCCTGGCGCATTCCATATGCGCTCGACGTGGCCAAAATGAAAAAGGCCGCTGCCATGCTCAAAGGTGAACATGATTTTAGTGCTTTTTGTGCGGCCGATAGCACAGCTAAAAGCAAGGTGAGGCGCATTTTTTCGGTAACAATTAAAACACAAAAAGATTTTTTATTTTTTCATTTTGAACGGATCAAAAAGCAAAAAATAGATTATTTAAAAAACAAACCCTGCCAATTGATTGTTATGGATGTGTGCGGAAAAGGATTTTTAAAACAAATGGTGCGCACCATTGCGGGGAGTTTAGTGGATGTCGGAAAAGGGAAAATGACTTTGATTGAATTTAAAGCCTTGCTTAAACACGGAGACCGCAAAAAAGCCGGCCGTACGGCACCTGCCAAGGGGTTGGGAGTGATGGGAGTTGGGTATAGATGAATATGGCGGCTATTTAAAAGTTTGACTTTTAATTGACCGGACTTATAAAATAGTGCAATATTATCAAGTATGTATAAAAGAGATATTACATAGTATATCGAAAAAAACAGTGGTAATTACCCAGTTTTAACGGTTGTGGGGCCTCGGCAGTCGGGCAAATCTACCTTGGTTCGTCACCTGTTTCCTGCTTATCAATACGTTTCTCTCGAAACTCCCGATGATCGTAGATTAGCCTTGGAAGACCCCCGTGGTTTTTTTAGCCGCTATTCAGGTTCTCTTATTATTGATGAAGTGCAACGTGTTCCCGATCTTTTATCGTATATCCAAACATTTGTGGATGAGCCGGGTTTTAAAGATCATTATGTGTTAACGGGTTCTCATCAGTTATTGCTCATGGAAAAAATCACGCAGTCGCTCGCCGGCCGCACTCTTATTGTAAAGCTTTTGCCTTTTTCCAGTCACGAAATTAGCGAAGGAAATGAAAGTAAAAAATCCATCGATGAGAGGATGTATGAAGGCGGTTATCCGCGTATTTTTGACAAACATCTTTCCCCTCAGCAATGGCTGGAAGGGTATTATCAAACCTATGTTGAAAGAGATGTACGAGAGCTGATTAAAATTGATCAGCTCACTTTGTTTGAGCGATTCATGTCTCTTTGTTCGGCCAGGGTTGGTCAATTGATTAATTACTCGTCGCTCGCAACCGATGTGGGTGTATCGGCTCCCACTGTTAAATCGTGGCTATCGATGATGGAAGCTGGTTTTATTTGTTTTTCACTTGCCCCCTACTATAAAAACCTCGGAAAACGAGTGGTGAAATCTCCAAAACTTTATTTTTATGACACTGGCCTGTTGTGTTATATGCTAAAAATTCGTACTCCGCAAGATTTGGTCAGTCACGCATTGCGCGGTTTTATTTATGAAAATTGGGTGATTGTGGAAGTGATGAAAAATTATTTTAACAGAGGATTTTCTTCCCCCATTTATTTTTGGCGCGATGTTCATGGCCATGAAGTAGATTTAATTATTGATAAGGGAGAAAACTTGTACCCGATTGAAATCAAGTCCTCTCAAACCATGCATTCCAGTTTTTTTAAGGATCTGGAATATTTTGACGGACTAAAAAATCAAAAAGTTACCGGAATAAAAGGGACTTGTATGTATGGTGGGCTCGATTCGTATGAATATAAAAGTTTTAAATTATGTTCGTGGAATGAATTCAAAAAGAAAATTCCAGATTTGGGAACAGAATTATAAAGCCGGCCGCACCGCCCCCGCCAAGTGGCTGGGGGTGGTGCGGGTTGGGTATTAATTATGTTAATTACTTTTACTTATTTTTCATTATCCATTTTTATACAGTTGGATTATCCGACGTAGGCTTGGCCGTCCATTCATCTACCCACTTATATTCATCTTTTTCAAAATCCTCAACGGGGGTACGATCCCA is drawn from bacterium and contains these coding sequences:
- a CDS encoding ATP-binding protein — protein: MGPRQSGKSTLVRHLFPAYQYVSLETPDDRRLALEDPRGFFSRYSGSLIIDEVQRVPDLLSYIQTFVDEPGFKDHYVLTGSHQLLLMEKITQSLAGRTLIVKLLPFSSHEISEGNESKKSIDERMYEGGYPRIFDKHLSPQQWLEGYYQTYVERDVRELIKIDQLTLFERFMSLCSARVGQLINYSSLATDVGVSAPTVKSWLSMMEAGFICFSLAPYYKNLGKRVVKSPKLYFYDTGLLCYMLKIRTPQDLVSHALRGFIYENWVIVEVMKNYFNRGFSSPIYFWRDVHGHEVDLIIDKGENLYPIEIKSSQTMHSSFFKDLEYFDGLKNQKVTGIKGTCMYGGLDSYEYKSFKLCSWNEFKKKIPDLGTEL
- the truA gene encoding tRNA pseudouridine(38-40) synthase TruA, whose translation is MRIQITLQYKGTNYIGWQTQNVAVSVQQVLEKTLGKILNQKIHVAGSGRTDSGVHAFWQTAHFDLPDDCKIPLHKIHHGLTSLLPPDIGIISLKQVNEKFHAQFDVKKKTYRYLIFNSWIPSPFLDDMAWRIPYALDVAKMKKAAAMLKGEHDFSAFCAADSTAKSKVRRIFSVTIKTQKDFLFFHFERIKKQKIDYLKNKPCQLIVMDVCGKGFLKQMVRTIAGSLVDVGKGKMTLIEFKALLKHGDRKKAGRTAPAKGLGVMGVGYR